A window of the Caldalkalibacillus salinus genome harbors these coding sequences:
- a CDS encoding DinB family protein, producing the protein MNSIDLIILNFTEVRRRSIKVWTSIPEEKLHWKPDDKALNCLEMIRHVLESEHYYHLAIKNKGSLAVFDSPFENRPFTSVNAELEFAEPYRNQFMDTIKSFSEDDLINIKIDRSESGYIRDLGDMLLRIAYHESVHTGQLLDYLRTADVPRVRIWD; encoded by the coding sequence ATGAATTCAATTGATTTAATTATATTAAATTTTACTGAAGTTAGAAGAAGAAGCATAAAAGTCTGGACATCTATCCCAGAAGAAAAGCTCCATTGGAAGCCAGATGACAAAGCATTGAACTGCTTAGAAATGATTAGACACGTACTCGAAAGCGAACATTATTATCACCTGGCTATAAAAAATAAAGGTAGTTTAGCTGTTTTTGATTCACCTTTCGAAAATCGACCTTTTACATCTGTAAATGCAGAATTAGAATTTGCAGAACCTTATCGAAACCAGTTCATGGATACAATTAAGTCATTTTCAGAAGACGATTTAATAAACATAAAGATTGATCGCTCAGAATCAGGTTACATAAGAGATTTGGGGGACATGCTTTTACGTATTGCTTATCATGAATCAGTTCATACTGGTCAGTTATTAGATTATTTAAGAACAGCAGATGTTCCAAGAGTCCGTATCTGGGATTAA
- a CDS encoding GNAT family N-acetyltransferase, with amino-acid sequence MSWKLKTFSELSKQELYDIITARINVFVVEQDCPYPELDGKDQDSYHLFYIEEKGAIAAYSRILPPGVAYDEASIGRVIVNKKYRGKGLAKDMLRQALDMIHYKLDAKRVKIQAQQYLQHFYASFGFKSVSDMYLEDGIPHVDMLLTLDDEISADHDHIRS; translated from the coding sequence ATGAGTTGGAAACTTAAGACGTTCAGTGAATTATCTAAGCAGGAGCTCTATGACATCATAACGGCGAGAATTAATGTTTTCGTTGTGGAACAAGATTGTCCTTATCCAGAATTAGATGGCAAAGATCAGGATTCCTACCATTTGTTTTATATAGAAGAAAAAGGTGCGATAGCCGCCTATTCCCGTATTCTACCACCAGGTGTGGCTTATGATGAAGCGTCGATTGGCCGCGTGATTGTAAATAAAAAGTATAGAGGAAAAGGACTAGCAAAAGACATGCTCCGTCAGGCACTAGATATGATTCACTATAAACTAGATGCTAAAAGGGTGAAGATTCAAGCTCAACAATATTTGCAACATTTTTACGCTTCCTTCGGTTTTAAGTCCGTATCAGATATGTATTTGGAGGACGGTATACCGCATGTCGACATGCTGTTAACACTAGATGATGAGATATCAGCAGATCATGATCATATTAGGTCATGA
- a CDS encoding aldose epimerase family protein → MKVDKRVFAEHDGQTVHAYTLHNDKGMQLTCIDYGCVITEWLAPDHQGHYENVVLGFDHIDDYEEHSPYFGAIIGRVAGRIKDASFDLEGRSYTLAQNDGQNHLHGGVKGWDRVLWKGEPFQTEQEVGVVFTYTSPDGEEGYPGQVEAKVTYTLHEDDALTIEYDAQPNQTTIINMTNHTYFNLSGDLQRDVLQHELMIKSDEFLELADDLIPTGAFIDVTNTPFDFRQGRKIVDGVKSQHPQNILAGRGYDHPMRLSVNNTEEIQLMDKQSGRKLVVETDQPSVVLYTGNMLDNQFKIRGVPSRKYLGLCLETQKLPDAIHHPEFESTVVKEGQRYRAKTTYTFSVVS, encoded by the coding sequence ATGAAAGTAGACAAGAGGGTATTTGCAGAGCATGATGGGCAAACGGTACACGCATACACCCTACATAACGATAAAGGGATGCAACTGACGTGTATAGACTATGGGTGTGTCATCACCGAATGGTTAGCACCTGATCATCAGGGTCATTATGAAAACGTTGTCTTAGGCTTTGACCATATAGATGATTATGAGGAACATTCACCGTATTTTGGTGCCATAATAGGACGAGTAGCTGGGCGAATTAAGGACGCTAGTTTTGATTTAGAAGGGCGCTCGTACACGTTAGCTCAAAACGATGGCCAAAACCATCTTCATGGTGGTGTAAAAGGTTGGGACCGTGTCTTATGGAAAGGGGAGCCCTTCCAAACGGAACAGGAAGTAGGCGTTGTCTTCACTTATACTAGTCCTGACGGGGAGGAAGGTTACCCAGGCCAGGTTGAAGCTAAGGTGACATATACGCTCCATGAAGATGATGCGCTCACCATAGAATACGATGCCCAACCGAATCAAACGACGATCATTAATATGACGAATCATACGTACTTTAATTTGAGCGGCGACCTACAACGTGACGTATTACAGCACGAATTAATGATTAAGAGTGACGAATTTCTTGAGCTAGCAGATGATCTGATCCCAACAGGAGCGTTCATTGATGTCACGAATACGCCATTCGATTTCCGCCAAGGAAGAAAGATCGTAGACGGCGTGAAATCACAACATCCACAGAATATTTTAGCTGGTCGTGGCTATGACCACCCCATGCGTTTATCTGTGAACAATACTGAAGAAATTCAGCTCATGGATAAGCAGAGTGGCCGTAAACTTGTGGTTGAAACGGATCAACCAAGTGTGGTCCTATACACTGGTAATATGTTAGACAATCAATTTAAAATTAGAGGCGTCCCATCTCGTAAATACTTAGGCCTATGCTTAGAGACTCAAAAGCTGCCAGATGCGATTCATCACCCCGAATTTGAGAGTACGGTCGTCAAAGAAGGACAACGGTATCGTGCTAAAACCACTTATACTTTTAGCGTGGTCTCATAA
- a CDS encoding DinB family protein → MMSNAVNTLRDVLLHEMEVGIKSSTNLIKKVKEEHWDYQPADHMNSLRHLMWHLVSIPEVDLTIMQEKGEGDVRTIEGYYKRLETAEDLAEEMYKGFEKLKTYMTSLSDEAFLNKETTAFYSESGHTQATWLTETATHIFHHRAQLFNYMKQLDYDVNMFDLYVSV, encoded by the coding sequence ATGATGTCCAATGCGGTCAATACGTTACGTGATGTTTTGTTACACGAGATGGAGGTCGGGATCAAGAGTAGTACCAATCTTATTAAAAAGGTAAAAGAGGAGCACTGGGACTATCAACCTGCTGATCATATGAACAGTCTGCGACACTTGATGTGGCATCTCGTGTCTATCCCAGAGGTTGATTTAACAATTATGCAAGAGAAGGGTGAAGGAGACGTCCGTACTATAGAAGGATATTATAAGCGTTTAGAAACAGCTGAAGATTTGGCTGAGGAGATGTATAAGGGGTTTGAAAAGTTAAAAACGTACATGACATCTCTATCTGATGAAGCGTTTCTAAATAAGGAGACAACCGCTTTTTATTCTGAAAGTGGGCACACACAAGCCACATGGTTAACAGAAACGGCGACCCATATCTTCCACCATCGTGCGCAGCTATTTAACTACATGAAACAGTTAGATTACGATGTGAACATGTTTGACTTATACGTTAGTGTATAG
- a CDS encoding DEAD/DEAH box helicase: MYFIPTLMQYRSDSQIPIRSRMVELYQQTFETEVEQPLDPLEREQLNFEYELEFFQARRRIHFAHRVELKMRVGVGRLYVVKDIEAFLTALLEREPYTFSDRFSYEPDKHVLSNEDKKVAEYILTLYRIQENDALYISNRQENKRGFPIPDVAMKELIQHLHGQTLVVTTASDQRRHVHIQELDHSYLFSFHLRKRKAGRDTLLTLENAANYVFTYASYHTLLHQDTLYTLSEKQAKQLEMIGSQLQRNNVIDTIPPSDLEDFCSYVLPNLRQIGQVSLHESLAANLETEPLQAVLHLAMNDHVLEGQVTFRYGQHERNPFSHEVHRDSPTIIARDVEKEGLILSLLSHTAFTTRSGKLYLSGWENIFYFIVENLPRLQHEMEVYMTKEVRQILVTPSTPPSVSMDIDTDTHWLDLSFSIDGIPDEELVPLLKAMQSNAKYYRLASGSFVPLQHEQFKPLSDVLDTISPADQNIQKDMSVPLYHAFTLDPEGAGKRISGRLHRLLTDIDKPAFSDHPVPESLQADLRDYQVAGFRWLKTLSHYGLGGILADDMGLGKTVQTIAYLLSEVEAKNDFQALIICPASLVYHWEKEIHRFAPRLNVRVVAGTKDARQEALSTTDNMDVWITSYPLMQRDVDLYHAMLFTTLILDEAQAIKNEATKTTKAVRAIRTQKVYALSGTPIENQIDEIYTLFETLMPGILGSKQKFKNLSHKEIAKRVRPFILRRLKSDVLTELPDKMESVQYTDLTTEQKKLYVAQVKQLTKEIDDAVTTNKFQERRMEILAGLTRLRQICCHPALVLEEGQTYGSGKLERLLEYVHDALAAGQRIVIFSQFTSMLSIIKEAFDQREWSYYYLDGQTPSKERVALADKFNNGGKALFLISLKAGGTGLNLIGGDTVILYDTWWNPAVEDQAADRVYRYGQTKNVQVIKLISNGTIEEKILALHEKKKALVEEIIQPGDTTLHSLSADDIKALLATDETTFN; encoded by the coding sequence ATGTATTTTATCCCTACGCTAATGCAATATCGTTCGGATTCCCAAATCCCTATACGCAGCCGTATGGTTGAACTATATCAACAGACATTCGAAACCGAAGTTGAGCAGCCTCTAGATCCCCTAGAACGTGAACAACTCAATTTTGAGTATGAATTGGAATTCTTTCAGGCACGTAGACGCATCCACTTCGCACATCGCGTGGAGTTAAAAATGAGAGTCGGTGTGGGACGTCTCTACGTCGTTAAAGATATTGAAGCGTTTCTCACTGCTTTGCTAGAACGAGAGCCTTATACATTTTCGGATCGATTCAGCTACGAACCGGACAAGCATGTTTTGTCCAACGAAGATAAAAAGGTCGCTGAGTATATCCTCACCCTGTATCGTATTCAGGAAAACGACGCCCTGTACATATCCAACCGCCAAGAGAATAAACGGGGCTTCCCTATCCCAGATGTGGCTATGAAAGAGTTAATACAGCATCTGCATGGACAAACCTTAGTTGTCACGACCGCCAGCGACCAGCGTAGACATGTACACATACAGGAGCTTGACCATTCCTATTTATTTTCCTTTCATTTGCGTAAAAGAAAAGCGGGCCGAGATACGCTCCTGACATTAGAAAATGCAGCCAATTACGTCTTTACCTATGCCTCGTATCACACACTCCTACACCAAGACACGCTATACACTTTAAGTGAAAAACAAGCCAAACAACTAGAAATGATCGGCTCACAACTACAACGAAATAACGTCATTGATACGATACCGCCTTCAGACCTAGAAGATTTTTGTTCTTACGTTCTCCCTAATCTACGTCAGATCGGACAGGTGAGCTTGCATGAATCTTTGGCAGCAAATTTAGAGACTGAGCCTTTACAGGCCGTCCTTCACTTAGCCATGAACGATCATGTTCTAGAAGGCCAGGTGACGTTTCGGTATGGTCAGCATGAACGAAATCCGTTCAGTCATGAGGTTCACAGGGATTCACCAACCATCATTGCTCGAGATGTTGAAAAAGAGGGGCTTATTCTTTCTCTATTGTCCCATACCGCATTTACGACTCGTAGTGGCAAACTATACCTTAGTGGATGGGAAAATATTTTTTATTTTATAGTCGAAAACTTACCTCGCTTACAACATGAGATGGAAGTCTATATGACAAAAGAGGTACGACAAATTCTGGTCACCCCATCTACCCCGCCCTCGGTCAGCATGGACATTGACACAGATACGCATTGGCTTGATTTGTCATTCTCCATAGATGGGATACCTGATGAAGAGCTTGTACCATTATTAAAAGCGATGCAAAGTAACGCAAAGTACTATCGTTTGGCTTCGGGGTCCTTTGTCCCCCTCCAACACGAGCAATTCAAACCTTTGAGTGATGTGCTTGATACTATATCTCCGGCAGATCAAAACATACAAAAGGATATGTCCGTCCCTCTATATCACGCGTTCACGTTAGATCCTGAAGGGGCTGGCAAAAGAATATCTGGTCGGTTGCATCGTTTACTCACGGATATAGACAAACCTGCCTTCAGTGACCACCCTGTACCCGAGTCACTTCAAGCAGATCTAAGAGACTACCAGGTCGCTGGCTTCCGATGGTTAAAAACATTATCTCATTATGGTTTAGGTGGCATACTAGCGGATGATATGGGACTTGGAAAGACCGTGCAAACCATCGCTTATCTGCTGTCAGAGGTGGAAGCCAAAAACGATTTTCAAGCTTTGATTATCTGTCCTGCGAGTCTCGTGTATCACTGGGAAAAGGAAATCCATCGCTTTGCCCCTCGTCTGAATGTGAGGGTTGTTGCAGGTACAAAGGACGCTCGACAAGAAGCGTTGAGCACCACAGACAACATGGACGTGTGGATTACATCCTACCCATTAATGCAGCGAGACGTGGATTTATATCACGCGATGCTTTTTACAACTTTGATCCTTGATGAAGCACAAGCGATAAAAAACGAGGCGACCAAAACGACAAAAGCAGTCCGCGCGATACGTACACAGAAAGTGTACGCTCTGAGCGGCACACCGATAGAGAATCAAATTGACGAAATATACACCTTATTTGAAACCCTCATGCCCGGTATTTTAGGATCAAAGCAGAAGTTCAAAAATCTCAGTCACAAAGAGATCGCAAAACGAGTAAGACCCTTCATACTCAGAAGATTAAAATCAGATGTTCTAACCGAATTACCAGACAAAATGGAATCTGTACAGTACACGGACCTAACAACTGAGCAAAAGAAGTTATACGTGGCTCAAGTCAAGCAATTAACGAAAGAAATCGATGATGCCGTCACAACAAATAAATTTCAAGAACGGAGAATGGAAATACTGGCGGGCCTCACCAGGCTAAGACAGATCTGTTGTCATCCTGCCTTAGTTTTAGAAGAGGGACAGACATACGGTTCTGGCAAGCTTGAACGTCTCTTAGAATACGTCCATGATGCTCTAGCAGCAGGACAGCGCATTGTTATTTTCTCACAATTCACTTCAATGCTCAGTATTATAAAAGAAGCGTTCGACCAACGTGAATGGTCTTATTACTATTTAGACGGACAAACCCCAAGTAAAGAACGGGTGGCTCTCGCTGATAAGTTTAACAACGGGGGTAAAGCTCTGTTTCTCATTTCATTAAAGGCAGGTGGCACTGGACTCAACCTAATCGGAGGCGATACCGTTATTCTCTACGATACATGGTGGAATCCAGCGGTCGAAGATCAAGCGGCAGATCGTGTATATCGCTATGGGCAAACGAAAAATGTCCAGGTCATCAAGCTCATTTCGAATGGGACCATTGAGGAAAAAATCCTAGCTTTACATGAAAAGAAAAAAGCACTCGTAGAGGAGATTATCCAACCTGGAGACACGACACTCCACTCCCTGAGTGCTGATGATATCAAAGCTTTACTTGCGACAGATGAAACGACGTTCAATTAA
- a CDS encoding HD domain-containing protein: MSDLKSYFYDIIPIKFEASETEREQILNQYPPPVLPNNDENFNIQNEVQGNNVKIRVLLNEYNVQLTKANKQFLKMKFSNNAGIINAKMWDNQGAVEKNQPLLEEHSIFDIEGIVDEFRGLKSLTINQIAPCTEDINPFSLLAYTKQNIEELTVELFSYIYELASPFKDIALAAMTRFWDQFRIRPAAKGYHHNYLGGLLKHTIGLMRFARYILKIEENHYKATMKLISIVEKAYKNELWSQLQTDGNPQQLIWKDTIDHLYNMLQGMMKYKDTQPNYDLIMTSILFHDIGKLLEYDHAGKTFDEFQFLFPTADQSNTTNRKQTGITMDELGVMVGHIPYGVLILTKIIENENIHISLENIHQMTHCILCHHGLPEWGSCIRNPQSIEGYIIHIVDFLDSRYENTEAVK; the protein is encoded by the coding sequence ATGTCTGACTTAAAATCATATTTCTATGATATTATCCCTATTAAATTCGAGGCTTCTGAAACAGAAAGAGAACAAATACTTAATCAGTATCCACCACCCGTATTACCTAATAATGATGAGAACTTTAATATACAAAATGAAGTCCAAGGAAATAATGTGAAGATTCGAGTACTCCTTAACGAATATAATGTTCAACTAACTAAAGCTAACAAACAGTTTCTAAAAATGAAATTTAGTAATAACGCAGGAATAATTAATGCAAAAATGTGGGATAACCAAGGGGCTGTTGAGAAGAATCAACCTCTGTTAGAAGAGCATTCTATTTTTGATATTGAAGGTATTGTTGATGAGTTTCGAGGACTTAAATCACTAACTATAAATCAAATCGCTCCATGTACAGAAGATATCAATCCTTTTTCATTATTGGCATATACTAAACAAAACATAGAAGAACTTACTGTCGAGCTATTTTCATACATTTATGAACTAGCCTCACCTTTTAAAGATATTGCCTTAGCAGCAATGACTCGCTTTTGGGATCAATTTAGAATTAGGCCAGCAGCAAAGGGCTACCACCATAATTATTTAGGTGGATTACTAAAGCATACAATTGGGTTAATGAGATTTGCAAGATATATCTTAAAAATTGAAGAGAATCACTACAAAGCAACAATGAAACTTATAAGCATTGTTGAAAAAGCATACAAAAATGAGTTATGGTCTCAACTGCAAACAGACGGTAACCCACAACAACTAATTTGGAAGGACACTATAGATCATCTTTATAATATGCTACAGGGTATGATGAAGTATAAAGATACTCAACCTAACTATGATTTAATTATGACTAGTATTCTATTTCATGATATTGGAAAGTTGTTAGAATATGATCATGCCGGAAAAACATTTGATGAATTTCAATTTTTATTTCCTACAGCTGATCAGTCAAATACAACAAATCGAAAACAAACTGGTATCACTATGGATGAATTAGGAGTAATGGTAGGGCATATTCCTTATGGTGTACTTATTCTTACCAAGATTATTGAAAATGAGAACATTCATATATCTTTAGAGAATATTCACCAAATGACTCACTGTATTCTCTGTCACCACGGTCTCCCGGAGTGGGGATCATGTATTCGTAATCCACAGTCAATAGAAGGCTACATTATTCATATTGTAGATTTTTTAGACAGCAGATATGAGAACACGGAAGCTGTAAAATAG
- a CDS encoding beta-ketoacyl-ACP synthase 3: protein MNQSKARITAIGSYVPERILRNQDLEQMVETNDEWITQRTGMKERRVAAENEFSSDLGFKAVQDLMARYDQTVADVDMVIVCTVTPDYIMPSVAAHIQGKLGIPQTGVLDLNAACAGFTYGLHVANSLISSGLHQKVLVIGAETMSKIIDYKDRSTCILFGDGAGAMLLEYDEAQPSFVSHHLGAKGEGGMNLYGTHLSTQMNGEVLDNPGYLVQNGREVYKWAVSTIPVGMKRLIEKAGLNMNDVDWFVPHSANLRMIESICKKVGFPIDQTLTSLVQYGNTSSASIPLALDASVREGKLKKEDHVLLYGFGGGLTHAGQLIKWHL, encoded by the coding sequence GTGAATCAATCTAAAGCACGTATTACTGCGATCGGGTCATACGTCCCTGAACGTATACTACGCAATCAAGATTTAGAGCAGATGGTCGAAACCAACGATGAGTGGATTACACAGCGAACAGGGATGAAGGAACGACGAGTCGCAGCTGAAAATGAATTTTCCAGCGACCTTGGCTTTAAAGCGGTACAGGATTTAATGGCCCGTTATGACCAAACAGTAGCTGATGTAGACATGGTCATTGTCTGTACGGTTACGCCTGATTACATCATGCCCAGTGTCGCTGCTCATATACAAGGGAAACTAGGAATTCCACAAACGGGTGTCTTAGATCTTAACGCGGCTTGTGCAGGCTTTACTTACGGATTGCACGTTGCCAACAGCTTGATATCGTCCGGCTTACACCAAAAAGTACTGGTTATCGGTGCGGAAACGATGTCTAAAATCATTGATTACAAGGATCGTTCAACGTGTATTTTATTTGGTGATGGGGCGGGGGCTATGCTTCTGGAATACGACGAAGCGCAGCCAAGCTTTGTTTCCCATCATCTTGGGGCCAAAGGGGAAGGCGGGATGAACTTATACGGTACCCACCTTTCGACACAGATGAACGGGGAAGTGTTGGACAATCCAGGCTATCTGGTACAGAACGGTCGAGAAGTATACAAATGGGCTGTATCTACTATACCGGTCGGGATGAAGCGCCTTATCGAAAAAGCAGGCTTAAATATGAATGATGTAGACTGGTTTGTCCCACACAGCGCTAACCTCAGAATGATTGAATCGATATGTAAGAAAGTTGGCTTTCCTATAGATCAAACACTGACAAGCCTTGTACAGTATGGTAATACATCATCAGCTTCAATTCCTTTAGCCTTAGATGCAAGCGTTCGTGAAGGAAAATTGAAAAAGGAAGATCATGTCTTGCTGTATGGATTTGGCGGGGGACTCACCCATGCAGGACAGCTGATAAAATGGCACCTATAA
- a CDS encoding iron-containing alcohol dehydrogenase, producing the protein MTIDFHLPTIIRAGNDTFRKTGMYLKSSILCQRIFIVTDSGIQQAGYVQELEQVLQREGYITDVFTQVQPNPRDTDCMAGGEAAQRFAAEVILALGGGSVIDSAKAIAILQRLGGRPQDYQGRDQILGDVTPVVAIPTTAGTGAEVTRSSVITDTTRKEKLTIKDVKIAPKLAIVDPTLTHALPPSLTASTGMDALVHAIEAYTCKRANPISDGLALQAMHYIFPHLRAAFEDGTNERARYNLMIGSTIAGMAFSHADVASVHCMAEAIGGRYDIAHGVANSIFLPYVLAYNAQTDITKHANIARTIGLTSTQDDHEATDILVQEMKQLALDLSIPSLSSFAQVKEHDFNQLAEAAEANGSTPSNVRTMTKSDYLYLFKQTYKGY; encoded by the coding sequence ATGACAATAGACTTTCACTTACCAACCATCATTCGTGCGGGGAACGATACTTTTAGAAAAACGGGGATGTACCTTAAGTCCTCTATACTGTGTCAACGTATTTTCATTGTCACAGACTCAGGCATACAACAGGCAGGTTATGTCCAGGAGCTGGAACAAGTATTACAACGAGAGGGCTATATCACTGACGTCTTTACACAAGTACAACCGAATCCAAGAGATACAGATTGTATGGCGGGAGGGGAAGCGGCGCAACGATTTGCAGCCGAGGTCATTTTGGCTTTAGGCGGTGGCTCTGTTATAGACTCAGCTAAAGCGATTGCCATCTTACAGCGTCTGGGCGGACGTCCTCAGGACTACCAAGGACGAGACCAAATACTAGGTGACGTCACACCAGTTGTGGCCATACCTACGACGGCTGGTACTGGAGCTGAAGTGACACGTTCATCCGTGATTACCGATACAACACGTAAGGAGAAATTGACGATAAAAGACGTCAAGATCGCCCCAAAGCTAGCCATTGTAGATCCAACGTTAACTCATGCGCTTCCACCCTCGTTAACAGCGTCTACCGGTATGGATGCTTTAGTTCACGCCATTGAAGCGTACACTTGTAAAAGGGCAAATCCCATATCGGATGGATTAGCCTTACAAGCGATGCACTATATATTTCCACACTTGCGAGCCGCCTTCGAAGATGGGACTAATGAAAGGGCGAGATACAACCTCATGATAGGTTCAACGATTGCTGGTATGGCTTTCTCCCATGCTGACGTGGCCTCGGTGCATTGCATGGCCGAAGCCATTGGTGGCCGTTATGATATTGCACATGGTGTGGCCAACTCTATTTTTCTACCATACGTACTGGCATATAATGCTCAGACGGACATCACCAAGCATGCCAACATCGCTCGCACAATAGGACTCACTTCAACACAAGATGATCACGAAGCTACTGACATTTTAGTCCAAGAAATGAAACAACTTGCCCTAGATTTGTCGATCCCTTCACTATCTTCTTTTGCCCAAGTCAAAGAGCATGACTTTAATCAACTCGCTGAGGCGGCTGAAGCGAACGGTTCGACACCGAGTAATGTGAGAACAATGACAAAATCAGATTATTTGTACCTTTTCAAGCAAACCTATAAAGGTTATTAA
- a CDS encoding alanine/glycine:cation symporter family protein, with protein sequence MEFSFTKFLQAFEEYLQAFIGGSNEILWSYLLVGLLVILGIYFTIRSNFVQFRHIGEMFSLFKEKPSSKNRVSSFGAFCVGAASRIGTGNLAGVAVAITLGGPGAIFWMWVMGFFGAALAFVESTLAQVYKVKDPSGFKGGPSYYMEKALGKRWMGIIFSVLIIFTFGLAFVSVQANTISEAFNSAFGIDRLVVGLSIALITALVIFGGIKRIAKVSQVVVPVMAVFYILLALYVVIVNITEIPGLIGMIVSSAFGWNEAFGGAIGAAIVNGVKRGLFSNEAGMGSAPVAAATADVSHPAKQGFIQTLGVFVDTIIICSATAFIILLSGFTPSENMEGITVTQLALSEHVGAWATTFIAFAILLFSFSSIIGSYYYGESNIEFIKESKPTLFVFRLAVVGMVTFGSIASLELVWSLADLFMGLMAVTNLIALILIGKISITVLQDYLEQKKEGKDPVFLASRIKGLNNTECWNEEDVRHFTDDIKVEQKDSQDVNV encoded by the coding sequence ATGGAGTTTTCATTTACAAAGTTTTTACAAGCCTTTGAAGAGTATCTACAAGCCTTCATTGGTGGGAGTAATGAAATACTTTGGTCTTATTTACTCGTCGGTTTGTTAGTGATCCTCGGCATTTATTTTACTATCAGGTCTAACTTCGTACAATTTAGACATATCGGGGAAATGTTTAGTCTATTTAAAGAAAAGCCTAGTAGCAAGAATCGTGTGTCTTCCTTCGGGGCATTTTGTGTGGGCGCTGCCTCTCGTATTGGGACAGGTAACCTTGCTGGTGTTGCTGTGGCAATCACATTAGGTGGTCCTGGTGCAATATTCTGGATGTGGGTCATGGGCTTTTTCGGAGCCGCATTAGCCTTCGTTGAAAGTACCCTAGCCCAAGTGTATAAGGTTAAGGATCCAAGTGGGTTTAAAGGTGGACCTTCCTATTATATGGAAAAAGCGCTTGGTAAGAGATGGATGGGTATTATCTTCTCAGTCCTCATTATATTCACTTTTGGTCTCGCCTTCGTCTCTGTACAAGCTAATACGATTTCCGAAGCCTTCAATAGTGCCTTTGGCATTGATCGTCTCGTCGTTGGTCTTTCCATTGCCTTAATCACAGCCCTCGTTATTTTCGGTGGGATCAAACGTATTGCTAAAGTGTCTCAAGTTGTTGTACCTGTGATGGCTGTATTTTATATCTTACTCGCATTATATGTGGTCATTGTTAATATCACTGAAATTCCTGGTTTAATCGGTATGATTGTATCTAGTGCTTTCGGTTGGAACGAAGCATTCGGGGGTGCGATTGGTGCCGCGATTGTAAACGGTGTCAAACGTGGATTGTTCTCTAACGAAGCTGGTATGGGTAGTGCACCTGTAGCCGCTGCAACGGCGGACGTCAGTCACCCTGCCAAACAAGGGTTTATCCAGACACTCGGGGTTTTTGTAGACACCATCATTATCTGTAGTGCGACCGCGTTTATCATTTTACTTTCTGGATTTACCCCTTCCGAAAACATGGAAGGTATTACGGTGACCCAGCTTGCGTTGAGTGAGCATGTCGGTGCATGGGCAACAACGTTTATCGCCTTTGCCATCTTACTGTTCAGCTTTAGTTCTATTATCGGGAGCTACTACTACGGGGAATCAAATATTGAATTTATCAAAGAAAGTAAGCCTACCCTGTTCGTCTTCAGACTTGCGGTTGTCGGTATGGTCACATTTGGTTCTATCGCGAGCTTAGAACTAGTCTGGAGCTTAGCAGACTTATTTATGGGATTAATGGCTGTGACCAACCTCATTGCTCTTATCCTTATTGGGAAAATTTCAATTACTGTCTTACAAGATTATTTAGAGCAGAAAAAAGAAGGCAAGGACCCTGTCTTCTTAGCGAGTCGTATCAAAGGTTTAAACAATACGGAATGCTGGAACGAAGAAGATGTACGTCATTTCACTGACGATATCAAGGTAGAGCAAAAAGATTCACAAGATGTGAACGTATAA
- a CDS encoding AbrB/MazE/SpoVT family DNA-binding domain-containing protein gives MKSTGIVRKVDELGRVVIPKELRKTLEIREGDPLEILVDGEHIILRKHISRQACILTGHISEDNLTLHDGQIVLSPEGANQMLKELKKHLDE, from the coding sequence ATGAAGTCGACTGGTATTGTAAGAAAAGTGGACGAGTTAGGTCGGGTGGTCATACCTAAAGAACTTCGTAAGACACTCGAGATCAGGGAAGGAGATCCTTTGGAGATATTAGTGGATGGCGAACATATTATTTTACGTAAACATATTTCCCGTCAAGCTTGTATCTTAACTGGGCATATCTCTGAGGACAATCTTACGTTACACGATGGGCAGATTGTGCTAAGCCCAGAGGGTGCCAACCAAATGCTAAAAGAGTTGAAAAAGCACTTAGATGAATAA